The following DNA comes from Acidobacteriota bacterium.
AAGGCCATGCACCTCCCGGCGTTCTGCAACGACGCCTGGGCCCCCGCGGCGGCCGCGCTGATGGAGCCGCGGATCGCGTTCGACCCCTTCGCCCTCGAGACGCAGGCGGTGAGGGACGGGGGGGGCTACCGGGTCACGGGAACCAAATGCGACGTCCCCTTCGCCCTGGAATCGGACTGGATCCTCGTCTACGCCGCCCTGGAGGGGAAAACCCAAGCCCTGCTGGTGCCGACGAACGCACCGGGCGTAACGGTAGGTCAGCGGGAGCGGAACATGGGCCTGCGCGCCCTCCCTCTCTACTCCGTGAGTTTCACCGACTGCGCCGTCCCCGCCTCGCACCTTCTCGGGGGGGAACAGGGATGCGATTTCGATCTCCTGCTGGCGGCCGCGCGCACGGCCCTGGCCTCCATGGCCGTGGGGGTCGCCCGCGCCGCCTACGACTTCGCGCTCGATTACACCAGGCAGCGCACGGCCTTCGGGGAGCCGCTCGCCCGGCGCCAGTCGATCGCCTTCACCCTGGCGGAACTGGTCACCGACATCGATGCGGCGCGGCTGCTGGTCTGGGAGGCCGCGTGGAACCTGGACCAGGGGAAGGACGCCGTCCGGGCGGCCGCCTTCGCCCTGAACTTCGCCTCCGACACGGCGCTCAGGACGGCCGACCGCGCCGTCCAGCTCCTCGGGGGATACGGGTACGTGCGCGATTACCCGGTGGAACTCTGGCTGCGGAACGCGCGCGCGTTCGGGGTCCTGGAGGGCATCGCCACGGTATAGCCCGCAGCGGCACGCTTTCGGATGAGGAGATTTCGGGATGATCAGCTTTGAAAACTCGGACCTGATAAAGAAACAGCAGCGGTACGCGGAATCGATCGCCCGGGAACACATACGGCCGCTGGCCCGGTATTACGACGATCCCGAACACGAGCACGAAATCCCCTGGGATTTCGTGCGGTTCATCTGGGACACCGGGAGGAAAGGGCTCGACGCCCTGATGCCGGGCGCCGAGGTCCCCGACGAACCCTTCATGCTGCAGATCCATACCAACGAGATGATCTCCTGGGGCGACGTCGGGTTTTTCATGTGCCTCCCCTGGCCCGCCCTGGGGGGGAACGCCATCCAGAACACCGGGACCGAGGAGCAGAAAAACCGCCTCACCGAGCGCTTCCGGGGGGAGCGGCCCACCTGGACCTGCATGGCGCTGACCGAATCCCACTGCGGATCGGACTCCTCGGCCATCCGCACCCGGGCGGTGCAGGACGGCGACGGGTGGGTCCTCAACGGGGAGAAGCTGTTCGTCACCAGCGCCCGGAAGGCGCTCGAGGAGTCGCAGGGCTTCATGGTCGTCTGGGCGACGACGGACCCCGGGGCCGGGCGCAGCGCCATCCGCCCCTTTCTGGTGGAGGCGGGCAACCCCGGCGTGAGGATCATGAAGCTGGAAAACAAGCTGGGCCTGCGCGCCAGCGATACGGCCGTCGTCATCCTCGAGGACTGCCGCGTCCCCCTGGAAAACCTGCTCGGGGGAGGGGAAAAGGGGTTCAAGGGCGCCATGGCCACCTTCGACTCCGCCCGGCCGGCCGCCGCCTCGAGCGGCCTGGGCATCGCGCGGGCTACGATCGATTTCGTCAAGGAGGAGCTCGAGCGGCAGGGCATCACGATCCGCTACGCGCTCCCGCGCCGGCTGCTCACGGCCATCGAGCGGGATGTCATCGAAATGGAGACCGAGTGGCGGGCCGCCTGGCTGCTGACGGTCAGGGCCGCCTGGATGGTGGACCGGGGGATTCCCAATACGGTCGAATCGTCCATGTCCAAGGTCAAGGCGGGGGAGGCCGTCACCCGGATCACCCAGAAGGGGATCGAACTCATGGGCCCGCTGGGGTACTCCGAACGGATGCTGCTGGAAAAGTGGATGCGGGACGGCAAGATCATCGACCTGTTCGAGGGGACCGGGCAGATCAACCGGCTGGTGATCGCCAGGCGCATCCTGGGCTACTCCAGCAGGGACCTGAAATAGGGCGCGCGCCCGCGCCCTTCGGGGGGAACACCTTGGAATCGCAGGTCGTGATCGGCCTCAACGCCGTCATCGTCGCGGTGACGGGGGACACGCCCCGCATCCTCACCGTCAGGAGAGAGAGGGCCTCCCCGGCCGGAGACCCCGCGGGGCGCGAAACCGGAGGATGGCAGGAGGCCATCCCCTCCGGCCCCCTCGACCCGTCCGGCGACCGCACCCTGGAACTGGGCCTGCGCCGCTGGGTGCGCGAACAGACCGGGCTGGGGATCGGCTACGTCGAGCAGCTCTATACCTTCGGCGACCGCAACCGGGACCCCCTGGAATCAAGCGGAGGCCCCCGCGTGATCTCCGTCGCCTACCTGGCCCTGGTCCGGGAGGGGAAGCCTTCCGGGGCCGCCGGCGCCGACTGGCGCGACTGGTACCGTTTCTTCCCCTGGGAGGACTGGCGCGGCGGCCCCCCGGCCGTCATCGGGGACCCTATCGGGCCGGCGCTCGAACGGTGGGTGCGCCAATCGCCCGACCGGAGGACGCAAAGGGAAAGGCGCGAACGGGGCGACATCCACTTCGGGTTGAGGGGGGCCCCCTGGGTTCCGGAACGCGTGCTGGAACGCTACGAGCTGATCTACGAAATCGGGCTGGCGGTCGAAGCCTTCCGCGACCGGGGTCCTCTGGGGACGGCCCCGCCGTCCGGCGGGGAGCGGCGCGGCCGGCGGGACGGCCGGGGGAGGCAGATGGGGCAGCCCCTGGCGCTCGACCACCGCCGGATCCTGGCGACGGCCCTGGGACGCCTCCGGGGAAAGCTGAATTACCGGCCGGTCGTGTTCGAGCTCCTCCCCGCGGAGTTCACCCTGCTCCAGCTGCAGAGGGTCCTGGAATCCCTGGCGGGGGTGCGGCTGCACAAGCAGAACCTGCGCCGCCTGGTGGAAAAGGGGGGGCTCGTCGAGGGGACCGGCCGGCTCGACCCCCGGACCGGGGGGCGTCCGGCGGAACTTTTCCGTTTCCGGCGGGATGTCCTGCGCGAACGTCCCGCCCCCGGAGTCGGCCTGCCCGGGATCCGCCACGGGGCCTGACCCTCCGGACTCACCGGGGCGGATCCTGCGGGGTCCCCGGGTCCATCCCGGCCTGCTCGAGGAAACCGATCACCCGGTCCCCAAGCTCGCGCAGCGAAAGCGACGCCTTGACAAGGTAGCCGACGGCGCCCAGGGCCTTCGCCCGTTGCACGTCGGCCTCGATGGAGGAATTGGAGAGGATGACCACCGGGATGTGACGCGTCTTCTCTTCCCTTTTCAGCACCTCCAGCGTCTCGATTCCCGTAAGCCTCGGCATGAGCATGTCCAGGAGAATGAGGTCCGGGGATCCGGAGAGCGCCTGCCGGATCCCTTCTTCGCCGTCCACGGCCGTCAGCACCGTAAATCCCCTTTTCCCGAGGCTGACTTCGCAGGCCCGGCGCAGAAACTTGTCATCCTCGATCACGAGGATTCGAGCGTTGATCATCTAACTTCTCCGTTTTCGAGGGGAAGGGTGAAAACGAAGGTGGAGCCCACCCCTTCCTCGGATTCGCACCAGACCCTGCCGCCGAATCGCTCCACGATCAGGCGCACCAGGTACAGCCCCAGGCCGGTGCCTTCCGTTTCCACCGCGAGGACGTTGCCCGCGCGGTAAAATTTTTCGAACAGCTTCCGCATGTCAGCCGGGGGGATGCCGATGCCGGTGTCCCGGATCTCCCAGCGCAGCCCGCCGTCGCCGGCCTCGATCCGGACCCGGACCTCCCCCTCCTCCGGGGTGTATTTCACGGCGTTCGCTATCAGGTTGAGGACCGCCTGCCGGATCAGCTGGGGGTCCACCCGGGGCTCGGGAAGACGCTCGGGGGCCAGCACCGAGAACCGCTGCCGTTTGTCCTTCACCAGCGGATCGAGTTCCGCGACCACCTCCCGGGTCAGGCCGGCCAGGTCGACGGGACGCCGGGCCACCTTGATGCTCCCCCGCTCGAGGCGCGAGACATCCAGCAGGTCGTTGACCAGCCCGATCAGCCGGTCGGTCGAAATGCGCGCATCCCGGACGAAGGACTGCATCTCCTCGGGGTTGTCGAGGGTTTCCATGGCCAGTTCGAGCATCCACTTCACCCCCGACAGGGGGGTCCGCAGCTGGTGGGTCACGAAGGAGACGAAATCGGTCTTCATCTGTTCGGCGCGCTTGCGCTCGGTGATGTCGGTCACCGCCCCGATCAGCCGCACGGCCTTCCCCTTCTGGTTCCGGATCGCCATGGCACGATCGGAAACGATGAGGTAGGCCCCCTTCCCGTCCGATATCCGGTATTCCTCCGAAAAGAGCGTTCCCGCCTCCAGGTGACTGTGAAACGCCCTCCGCACCCGCTGGAGATCGTCCGGGTGCACGGTGTCCCAGAACTCCTGCCGGGTCCGGGCCACGGGCTGGTTCTCGGCCCGCAGCTGGTCGTACCGGGCCCCGAAAAAGACCACGCTGTCGGCGGCGAGGTCCCAGTCGTAGACGATGTCGCTGGCGCACCGGGCCGCGATGCGGAACCGCTCCTCCGAGTCGCGCACCGCCTCGAGCAGCCGCGCGACCCGCACGGCGCTGGCGGCGTTGTCGGCGAAGAGGGAGAGCAACCGCGCGTCCGCCTCGTTGAACTCCCGGCTGGTCCCCACGAGTTCGTGAACCCCCAGGACCCCGACCAGTTCCCCCCCGCGCATCATCGGGACGAGCACGGTGGACTTGATCGGGAGCTTGCTGATGTCGCGCGAGCGGTCGGGCCAGGTTCGGTAGTCCTTGAGGATCAGCGGCTCCCGGGTCCGGGCCACGTGCCCGGCGGGACCCCGGTCCATCGGGAGGTGCGACCCGACCGGCATCCCCACCCCCACCTCGGCCGCGATCTGGAAATCGTTCTGCTCGGAGTCGTAGAGGAAGATGGCGCAGCCCGCGGCCGACAACAGGTTCTTGGCTCTTTCCAGGATCGTCTGCAGCAGCGTGGATAATTCATGCTGCACCGAAACATCGTGGGAGGTGTCGTACAGGGCCGCCAGCTCGAGCGCCCGCTGCTTCGCTTCCAGAAGGCACTCGGAGTTCCGCCGCGAATCCGACAGGGCCTGACGCACCATCCTGACCCCGGAGTACACGGCCCCCGCGAGCAGCAGCAGCCCGATCAGGCCGAACGTCAGGACGAGCCCCCCCCTCCCGCCCGGCCCCGGCATCAGCGCGCAAAGGCCCGCAGAGACCGTGAGGAACAGGAGCGCCCCGACCGCCAGGACACAGAATACGCGGCAGAGAGCCTCCACGGGGGAGGGCGAGGGCTCGGGGGAAGCTCCGGCAGAGGCCGAATCGGATCGAAACAGTGCGCGAAGCAGCGGAACGGCCATAGATTCTCCATCTCTCCACAATGGCGCCGGGTAAACGAAGCATGATTATCGGATATTTGAGCGAAGAAATACAGGCCCCGGGTGAAAATGGTCAGACCAGCCGCCTTCGCCCCTCACGGCGCTCCCGGGGAGGGGGCGCGGCGGCGGGCTCGACCCGGTTCCGGCCGCGGGTCTTGGCGCGATAGAGCGCCTCGTCGGCCGATCTCAACAGCAGGCCCGGATCGCCGGCGCCGCGGTCGGAGGCGATCCCGATGCTCAGGGTCACCCCCTCCCGGCCCGGGAGGGAGTCGAACGCGTGGCCCTCCACCCTCTGGCGCACCCGCTCG
Coding sequences within:
- a CDS encoding acyl-CoA dehydrogenase, which translates into the protein MYSFEPTEEQKMVIDAARRLAAREFRPRMRDSDEKGEPDPAWMDEGWALSLLPASIPEEFGGFGANSALTWALAAEELAWGDLAATLALLAPNLVALPVLRAGTPEQKAMHLPAFCNDAWAPAAAALMEPRIAFDPFALETQAVRDGGGYRVTGTKCDVPFALESDWILVYAALEGKTQALLVPTNAPGVTVGQRERNMGLRALPLYSVSFTDCAVPASHLLGGEQGCDFDLLLAAARTALASMAVGVARAAYDFALDYTRQRTAFGEPLARRQSIAFTLAELVTDIDAARLLVWEAAWNLDQGKDAVRAAAFALNFASDTALRTADRAVQLLGGYGYVRDYPVELWLRNARAFGVLEGIATV
- a CDS encoding acyl-CoA dehydrogenase, translated to MISFENSDLIKKQQRYAESIAREHIRPLARYYDDPEHEHEIPWDFVRFIWDTGRKGLDALMPGAEVPDEPFMLQIHTNEMISWGDVGFFMCLPWPALGGNAIQNTGTEEQKNRLTERFRGERPTWTCMALTESHCGSDSSAIRTRAVQDGDGWVLNGEKLFVTSARKALEESQGFMVVWATTDPGAGRSAIRPFLVEAGNPGVRIMKLENKLGLRASDTAVVILEDCRVPLENLLGGGEKGFKGAMATFDSARPAAASSGLGIARATIDFVKEELERQGITIRYALPRRLLTAIERDVIEMETEWRAAWLLTVRAAWMVDRGIPNTVESSMSKVKAGEAVTRITQKGIELMGPLGYSERMLLEKWMRDGKIIDLFEGTGQINRLVIARRILGYSSRDLK
- a CDS encoding NUDIX domain-containing protein; protein product: MESQVVIGLNAVIVAVTGDTPRILTVRRERASPAGDPAGRETGGWQEAIPSGPLDPSGDRTLELGLRRWVREQTGLGIGYVEQLYTFGDRNRDPLESSGGPRVISVAYLALVREGKPSGAAGADWRDWYRFFPWEDWRGGPPAVIGDPIGPALERWVRQSPDRRTQRERRERGDIHFGLRGAPWVPERVLERYELIYEIGLAVEAFRDRGPLGTAPPSGGERRGRRDGRGRQMGQPLALDHRRILATALGRLRGKLNYRPVVFELLPAEFTLLQLQRVLESLAGVRLHKQNLRRLVEKGGLVEGTGRLDPRTGGRPAELFRFRRDVLRERPAPGVGLPGIRHGA
- a CDS encoding response regulator is translated as MINARILVIEDDKFLRRACEVSLGKRGFTVLTAVDGEEGIRQALSGSPDLILLDMLMPRLTGIETLEVLKREEKTRHIPVVILSNSSIEADVQRAKALGAVGYLVKASLSLRELGDRVIGFLEQAGMDPGTPQDPPR
- a CDS encoding GAF domain-containing protein, giving the protein MAVPLLRALFRSDSASAGASPEPSPSPVEALCRVFCVLAVGALLFLTVSAGLCALMPGPGGRGGLVLTFGLIGLLLLAGAVYSGVRMVRQALSDSRRNSECLLEAKQRALELAALYDTSHDVSVQHELSTLLQTILERAKNLLSAAGCAIFLYDSEQNDFQIAAEVGVGMPVGSHLPMDRGPAGHVARTREPLILKDYRTWPDRSRDISKLPIKSTVLVPMMRGGELVGVLGVHELVGTSREFNEADARLLSLFADNAASAVRVARLLEAVRDSEERFRIAARCASDIVYDWDLAADSVVFFGARYDQLRAENQPVARTRQEFWDTVHPDDLQRVRRAFHSHLEAGTLFSEEYRISDGKGAYLIVSDRAMAIRNQKGKAVRLIGAVTDITERKRAEQMKTDFVSFVTHQLRTPLSGVKWMLELAMETLDNPEEMQSFVRDARISTDRLIGLVNDLLDVSRLERGSIKVARRPVDLAGLTREVVAELDPLVKDKRQRFSVLAPERLPEPRVDPQLIRQAVLNLIANAVKYTPEEGEVRVRIEAGDGGLRWEIRDTGIGIPPADMRKLFEKFYRAGNVLAVETEGTGLGLYLVRLIVERFGGRVWCESEEGVGSTFVFTLPLENGEVR